The proteins below come from a single Beutenbergia cavernae DSM 12333 genomic window:
- a CDS encoding adenosine deaminase, whose protein sequence is MAAADLTAEPPALTPELVAALPKVVLHDHLDGGLRPATIVELAAEAGHELPTTDPAELGAWFVEAADSGSLERYLTTFDHTIAVMQTPDALRRVARESVLDLAADGVVYAEQRYAPEQHLQQGMSLQEVVDAVQQGFDEGVAEAAEAGRTITVGTLVTAMRHADRGVEIAELALANRDAGVVGFDIAGAEAAFPPSNHLEAFTLLRRSSFPVTIHAGESSGADAIWEALQLCGALRIGHGVRIDEDIELAADGSVDGARLGVLAHWVRDRQVPLEICPSSNLQTAAAESIATHPITMLRDLGFAVTINTDNRLMSGTSMSREISLLAAEAGWTLDDVEAATLTAAFNGFAHHDVLEAIVAEQILPAFAELAG, encoded by the coding sequence ATGGCCGCTGCCGATCTCACCGCCGAACCGCCCGCCCTCACGCCCGAGCTCGTCGCGGCGCTGCCGAAGGTCGTGCTGCACGACCATCTCGACGGCGGGCTGCGCCCCGCGACGATCGTCGAGCTCGCCGCCGAGGCGGGGCACGAGCTGCCGACCACCGACCCCGCGGAGCTCGGCGCCTGGTTCGTCGAGGCCGCCGACTCCGGGTCGCTCGAGCGGTACCTCACCACGTTCGACCACACGATCGCCGTCATGCAGACGCCCGACGCCCTGCGCCGCGTGGCCCGCGAGTCCGTGCTCGACCTGGCCGCCGACGGCGTCGTCTACGCCGAGCAGCGGTACGCGCCCGAGCAGCACCTCCAGCAGGGGATGTCGCTGCAGGAGGTGGTCGACGCCGTCCAGCAGGGCTTCGACGAGGGTGTGGCGGAGGCCGCCGAGGCGGGCCGGACGATCACCGTCGGCACGCTGGTCACGGCGATGCGGCACGCGGACCGCGGCGTCGAGATCGCCGAGCTCGCCCTCGCGAACCGGGACGCGGGCGTGGTCGGGTTCGACATCGCGGGCGCGGAGGCCGCGTTCCCGCCCAGCAACCACCTCGAGGCGTTCACGCTGCTGCGCCGGTCGTCCTTCCCGGTGACGATCCACGCGGGGGAGTCGTCCGGCGCCGACGCGATCTGGGAGGCGCTGCAGCTGTGCGGCGCGCTGCGGATCGGCCACGGCGTCCGGATCGACGAGGACATCGAGCTGGCCGCGGACGGCTCCGTCGACGGCGCGAGGCTCGGGGTGCTGGCGCACTGGGTGCGCGACCGGCAGGTGCCGCTCGAGATCTGCCCCAGCTCCAACCTGCAGACGGCCGCCGCCGAGTCGATCGCGACGCACCCGATCACGATGCTGCGTGACCTGGGCTTCGCGGTGACGATCAACACGGACAACCGCCTCATGTCCGGCACGTCGATGAGTCGCGAGATCTCGCTGCTGGCCGCCGAGGCGGGCTGGACGCTGGACGACGTCGAGGCCGCGACGCTCACGGCCGCGTTCAACGGCTTCGCGCACCACGACGTGCTCGAGGCGATCGTCGCGGAGCAGATCCTGCCGGCGTTCGCGGAGCTCGCCGGCTGA
- a CDS encoding MarR family winged helix-turn-helix transcriptional regulator yields MTVPAADDARDADAHGLSWTLLTLARLATERTRDEMPVGAVLVLYHLRRSGSMRITELATLVGLDISTISRRVGALEEEGLVERVGDPADARAALIGLTPAGADRLALFSARRQAALDELVAAWSPEDLATFSRLAALLRDSLDETLRGERRTR; encoded by the coding sequence ATGACGGTTCCCGCCGCCGACGACGCCCGAGACGCCGACGCGCACGGCCTCTCCTGGACGCTGCTCACGCTCGCCCGCCTCGCGACCGAGCGCACGCGTGACGAGATGCCCGTAGGTGCCGTGCTCGTCCTGTACCACCTGCGTCGATCCGGCTCGATGCGCATCACCGAGCTCGCAACCCTCGTGGGGCTCGACATCTCGACGATCTCCCGGCGCGTCGGCGCGCTCGAGGAGGAGGGCCTCGTGGAACGCGTCGGCGACCCGGCCGACGCGCGTGCCGCGCTGATCGGGCTCACTCCCGCCGGCGCCGACCGCCTGGCGCTGTTCTCGGCACGACGCCAGGCGGCGCTGGACGAGCTCGTCGCAGCGTGGTCGCCCGAGGACCTCGCCACGTTCAGCCGGCTCGCCGCGCTGCTGCGCGACTCCCTCGACGAGACGCTCCGCGGCGAGCGCCGCACCCGCTAG